DNA from Sorex araneus isolate mSorAra2 chromosome 6, mSorAra2.pri, whole genome shotgun sequence:
TGAAACATTATTTGAATATAGAGATGGGATTATTGACTTGAAGCTCCTAGTTCCCAGAGTAGATATGCTTAATTCCAGTAAACTCTCtaaaggaaaatagaataaatgttTCTATAATCTATCTTTTTGGAgagaggggccacatctggttgtgctcagcacaattggttgggggggggggttgtgctcAGGGTAGCTCAAGGGATATTATTGGTCAAACCTGGCTGTATTGGTCATATATgtcatataatattattattacttttttttctcttggggccacacccggcaatgctcagggtttactcctggctttgcactcgggacttactcctggctgtgctcaggggaccatataggatgctgaaatcgaatccaggtcagtcacgtgtaagacaaacaccctaccactgagctattgctccagcccctattattactTCTTACTGACATATACTATTCTctcttttgtatctttttttatcATCTGCTCTTTCTGTAACTCTTTCTTATATACACATACTTGTTCTTTGTCATGTGTTCCTGTATACATAATTCCATGAGGCACACACATCATCAATATATTCAGAGTGGTGAGATGGTAAATTTAATTTtgcaagtgttttttttaaaagattggaattttacaattatatatatttttactgcaATTTTGTAATTCAAGATAATTAAAATACAAGTACTATAGCTATTAGAATTTTAAGTCAAAGTCATACTCGAGGGAAAgtaactttaaaactttttgtgttgtaattttattcatgtttcataaactaattaaaatagttttctcaAAAGATCAGAAGAATCTTTGCTGTGACTCGAGTCCTCTGAGACATCAGAATCAGGACCCAGTCACGTGTAAACACATGTGGTGTTTCTCAAAGGGTTTAGAGATGCTATTTATTGCTGGAATCTGGTTGTTGTAAAACTCTTTGATGCTCAGAAGTCACAATCATGCTCATGAATCAACTTTTTTCTGAGATTGAGGTGAGTTTAAGTTATTCTCATGAACTTGCACTTTTTTCCAAATGCGGACTTTTCAGTATAAGAATCACAAGTCTTTAAGGTGTGATTGATTTGGAAGTTTAGTATTTCATCTTGACAGTAATTAGAAGAGATGACCAATTTTTTAGGAactaaaatgactagaaatgtttCTCTAGGTGTGAGATAAATTCAAAACTGCTCCTAATTTATCAAGGATGGGAAATTCAAGACAACTGAGGGTTCTTATGGGAGGAAAGCAGAAGTTTGAAGATACTCATTAATGAATAGAGTTAGAAATTTCATAATGAATGCCTTTTTGAGCAAGTGAAATGTAACTAAAGTCTAGGTATTGTTTAAGTAAGTCCTAGATGTTGAGAGAAAGTCCTAGACTGGGCTTCCCTGGATAGATCTGCCTGTGCAACTCCTTCACCAGGTGCCATATCATATGAATGAGTCCAAGAATAAAAATTCATCTATCTCCTAAAGAAGTTCCCCCTCACAGGTAAGGTATTTCTGTGTAGAGAGCTCTCTTAACTTAAAACTAACTTTCTGAAATAGTATTTGTTCTATCTCTTCCATAAGATACtattaagaaaacatatttttacatGTCATCACAACTTGTTTCAACTAATGAAGCCCATTTTTATAAGTATTATTCAGGATTAGGGTCAGAAAATTATGTCATCagataaaaacattaaaacatggACTCAAAGTCAAACTTGGATTTGAATTTTGATTCAAGCTTTATATTTTTGTCAACTCACAGTTTATTGAGTCATATTTAACTTGcagtttttgtatttaaaataagtatagtCACATCTATGCTATAGGATTTgttatacatttaaataaaaatttaacacctATTAGAATTTATTTCTATGAATAAGAAGATGTTTTCTGATTAGCCAATGTATTCCTATAAATTATAATGATATCATAATAtggaaataattatgaaatatgcAAAATAACTATAAACATGATATAAAGAATAATTTACTGAAGCTGGAAAAATGATACTGACTGTATGATTTAATAAATGtggattgatttttgtttttagttttatgttgGTGCTAGAGGCCCAAGAGTTTTTCACAGTGATTAACTTTAGTTTTAAGTCTTATCTTTTGGCAgagccaaattttcttttttcactgatATAAAATATCCAGGTCTTAATTTAAGTGATCCTGTCACTTCTAATGCCCTTTGCCTACCTTTGAAAGAGGTAATACTAAAGGTAGTATCCCTTGCATACCAGTTCTCTTTGTAAATGTTCCGATAGCAGATGTCTAATTACCAGCAGCTAGTAGGATACTTGCAGAGATTTAATTGGTCGAGATGTACTTGGACCCCATCACTGGACTTAGAGGtcattttttctctaaaatatgaaaatgttttttaatcttttaaagtcTAACTGCTAAGAGTCTTCTAAGAAAAGTTAACTTATTAGTCACCCAGTGTAAGTCACGTTTTTAAAATCTTGTACTTCTTTCACTACAAAATTTAGTCATAACATGCTTGAGTTCACGTTAGTACCTGAATTACATGAGGAATAAAGAGACATTAGATTTCTcatgttaataaaaataagttttatatccTGAGATGCTTAATagtaaggtaggaaataataaatgataatacagcaatagcaataataaaattGCTTCCATTTAATTTGCATTCACTAGTTTTAATGTGTCATAGAAAGCATTTTATTGAATACTGATGATTTTCTGAGTTTGACATAGTTAGCATAACATTTGgactggaacgataacacagcaggtagggcatttgactttcaCATGGGCGacctagttcaattcctctgtccctcttggagagccgagatactgagagtatctcgcccccatgccagagcctggcaagctacctttggcgtattcgatatgccaaaaacagtaacaacaagtctcatgagacattactggtgctcgctcaagcaaatcaatgagcaatgggatgacagtgacagtgacagcataacATTTGagaatgagaaaactgaggcataATAAGTCAAACAGCTTTCTGTAAAAAGAATCAAGGTAAgcaaaaaatcaaagtaaaaagtaaaatatgaaattaaacaaTGTGATTTAAGGAAAGCTTAATCAATAttaccaattaaaaaaatcatgggtGATATTTTTCACTTACCTTCCAAGTTCTCACTCAACTTATTTTCTTGTACAGGAAACAACATATCTAAAGAATGTAAAATGCTCATCAACTGCCAGTCATTATGTCAAAGGTCAACAGTTCCAGCCTGacaccaaaatattttattttaaatggggtCCCTGGTTTGGAAGCTGCACACGTTTGGATCTCCCTGCCCTTCTGCTTCATGTACATCATTGCTGTTGTGGGGAACTGTGGGCTCATCTACCTCATCAATCATGAAGAGGCCCTGCACAGACCCATGTACTACTTCCTGGCCCTGCTTGCCTTCACAGACATCACCCTGTGCACCTCCACTGTACCCAATATGCTGTGCATATTCTGGTTTGACCTTAAGGAGATTGACTTCCATGCTTGCCTGGCCCAGATGTTTTTTGTTCACATGCTGACTGGGATGGAGTCTGGGGTGCTCATGCTCATGGCCCTGGACCGTTATGTGGCCATCTGCTACCCCTTACGCTATGCCACCATCCTGACCAACTCTGTGATTGCCAAGGCTGGCCTTGTCACCTTCTTGAGGAGTGTAATGCTCATTATCCCCTTCACGGTCCTCACAAAGCGTCTGCCTTATTGCAGGGGTAATTTCATTCCGCACACCTACTGTGACCACATGTCTGTGGCCAAGGTGTCCTGTGGCAATTTTAGGGTCAATGCTATCTATGGCCTGATGGTTGCCCTTCTAATCGGTGTGTTTGATATCTGTTGTATATCTGTATCATACACTATGATTTTGCGGGCAGTGGTGAGTTTATCATCTGCAGATGCTCGTCACAAAGCCTTTAGTACCTGTACATCTCATATATGTGCCATTGTGATCACCTATGTCCCagcttttttcacttttttcactcACCGCTTTGGAGGACACAGTATCCCTCACCACATCCACATTATTATAGCCAATCTCTATCTGCTACTGCCCCCTACAATGAACCCCATTGTATATGGAGTAAAGACCAAACAGATTCGAGAAGgcgtgataaaatttttatttggagacAAAGCTATCATTACCCAAGAAAAATCATGAAATAGGGATATTTCTGATAGAGGATATAAAAGCAAtattaagaaatacatttataaaagatGGGATAAAATGGTATAAGAGTATGGTGCTCTTCATTATGTAGGTTTTATAAAGACATATTGTAAAATATGCTGTGAAATGTTTCATCTGTGTAAATATCTGCCAAATAGAAAAAagtgcgcgttcccccggagatctctccagcccacggagagacaacagtggaaagcgctcctaattgggtgggttctatgagcggtcccgatctgaaaataaaactggtgaggataataaatagggagCTCAAGACGATAAGTaccgatcaagagcgtctttattaccagccatgctggttttatacctttcttagcagggggttggtacatgagttgtcaatcatcagggaagtgtcttctcagaccaaataaggaaaggttcagggtgttatttggtgggcttacaatattctccaagagtcggttgagaaatagtggggaggggaagacaagggtttatctggcaggagcatctgtcaggaggaatgtacaaggcttttagtgtaaaggaaggcattctactttatgggctttttggggtctcgtggttaactgccctgggctacttttacttcttgagtttagctatttcctttgtcacaagggcacctgtgcctcaggttatgcaaagctgataatggaattttccggtttgtccagggtaaaggtttcggggccctcttttgttcagggtcctgaacagtccccaacaaaaaagtagaataaagatatttcatatgcattctttatagaatttattttatttacttcttaaataaatttcttatttcttaaataaatatttacatttatttcttaaataaatatttatagattcACATGTCTAGTAAGAACAGAGAGTTAATATAATGAAGGATGTAGGCCAgctggattggagcgatagcacagcgggtagagtgttagacttgcactcagccaaaccaggttcgattcctccgcccctctaggagagcccggcaagctaccaagagtatctcgcccacgtggcagagcctggcaagctacccatggcacattcaatatgacaaaaacagcaacaagtctcacaatggagaccttactgtgcctgcttgagcaaatcgatgaacaatgggatgacagtgatacaatgatacagtgatacaggccAGCTGTCCGTGGATGATGCATTATGTgtcagaagaggaagaagtagtGACATGAGATAAGTACATTCTCCACAGGAAGTACATACTTAACTCAAATCAAGTATGGGTAAATGTCGGCCTATTGTTGAAATGTTTTCCAATACTTTTCAAGGCAAATTAGGTTTGGATATTTTGTAAACCCCCTCCAATTTTAATTATAGACTAGGATATTTTGATACTCTACATTTTATTTAACACAAGCTTAGtctaaatagcacagcggttgggcgttcgcctttcacatggtcgacccgtgtttgatacttccgcccctctcagagagcccggcaagctactgagagtatggagcccacatggcagagcctggcaagctacctgtgcatattggatatgccaaaaatagaaacaataaatctcacaatgagagacattattggtgcccgctcgaacaaatcgatgagcaacgggatgagtggATTTTAAGTATGGAATttgtaaaaactataaaatttacttataacttaaaatatataattgctATGTTATCAGTCAAATAGCTTCAAATGATTAAATTACTAGTgtatgttgtagcactgtagcattgttcattgatttgctggagtgagcaccagtaacgtctccattgtgagacttgttacgttttgggcatatcaaatacgccacgggtagcttgccaggctctgccgtgcaggtgggatactctcggtagcatgccaggctctccgagagggatggaggaattaaacccgggtcggctgcatgcaaggcaaaggccccacccactgtgctttcgctcctcCATTAAATCTTTCATTCAGTTTGGGAGATGATTACTCCGGATATATTATTGACCATGCCTTAGATTTAATGATAGAGGCTGATGATTCAGTCCCTGACATAGTGTACCCATAATCTAGATCCTGACCACCAAATACAGGTGATAcaaaaacagcaaagaaaatcaatgataaGTTAAAAATCTGGATGCAATTTGAAGAAAGCAAAGTGCAAGTAGTAAGGAGTTGGGGAAAACTTGAGTTatggattcagaaactataaaactttaaatattttttcgcATGAATTTTTATGAGGGACAGGGAaagttgggaccacacccagcattgttaagggctattcctggatctgtgctcagaagtgacccttggtAGTGCAGAGGttaccatatgcgatgctggggaatTTGGAACAGGGTCAGCAGTATGCATATTCTTGCCTCACCTTAACCCCCATACTGTTATGCCTTCTAATTTTAAGACCTTAAGGGACTAACCAATAATTGGGACTaactaataaaaatagattaCTTATATTTTgtgaagcatttttaaaaatgaaacctaCCACTTGTATTAATTTGGCTAAAAATGTtccaatgcaaaaataaaaacacagcataaatttatatatagccAGTTAATAAATTATAGCTGATATTATCATTATGTCTTATGAGTTTATTTATGACTAATTCCAAACATTAAACTGCaaggaaaagttattttaattgtCAGACAGTAGAAAATGTTTTAcatgagaaaaattttatttagttctcATAAAATTGACATTAATGGAGGTGAACAGAATTTCCAGGTATATTCTATGTGATTGtctacatatcactgtcactgtcactgtcatcccgttgctcattgatttgttcaagcgggcaccagtaacatctctcattgagagacttctgtttttggcatatccaatatgcacaggtagcttgccaggttctgcagcaagggctcgatactctcggtagcttgccaggctctctgagaggggcggaggaatcgaactcaggtcggccgcgtgaaaggcgaacacccaacccccaaccgctgtgctatcgctccagccctacatatcCAGTCTACATATCATGCACTTTCCAGTAATTCATAACAAGAGACTGATTTCCAGCCTAGCTGAGTATATAAAGAGCAATGAAATAGTTATAATGAAATGATAATAAGGTGATTATACAAAATGTGACCACAATATTAAAGCAAACTAAATAATTATTAACAACCCTTAGAgattaggaaaataaataatttatagagACAGTAGTACATGAGATAAATCTTGAATAATGTTtgtattttaagagaaaagaatatgggaattattttgaagaaaaagaaaacaaattctgcaAAATATTGAGCTAAACAAAGATTCCAAGTTTGGTACTACAAAATTTTCTTATGGTTGCAGTCCAAATAGAAATAAGAAGGAGAAGATTAAAGAATAGAAAGATAGAGACTCTGTTTACAATTTCTGTGTGATATTCTGCCTGATCTCTATACATACACAGCAGTACTCATCAACATTGAGAAATACAAAGTGATTTAGAATTTTCCTTGACCTTAAAAGTTATATAACCATCTTTCACTGTTCTTGAAGCAAACTTTCAAAATAACCTCTGTTGCTTAAAACCTCTCAATTCCctcaaaatttcttctttttctccaaagAATTGTTTTCTCATAGTTTATTTTTCCGACAATTAACCCAGTTTCTTGGCACTCATATCATTCTTGTAGAGTACGTTTTTCTTCCTCCGCAGTTATTTTCAAAGGCctgaatgtttcttttttagtGAAAGATTGTTTTCAAAGAGCCTAGGGGATAATCAAGGTGTCAGAGGTGTGTACCTTGCACGAGCAAAGCTCTGAGTGTGATGTATGGCTTCACATCAACTCTACAACCATCTCTTGGTGTTTCCTTGACGGCAAGCAGAACTACAGGGACCTATTATTGAATCATCCAAACTAGTTGGCTTGTTTCTGGATTTAAACCTAGATTGTTCAGTCTATGGTATACTGTGCTATTTGTCCAAGTTACACAAAGCCTATGGGTTTATAGTATAACTTGATAACTGGAATGGCGAATAGTCCTCTAATTTGAATGGAGATATATCAAAGCATGTAAGTcgcttgccttacactcagtGCACCAAATTccctctctggcaccccaggagGTCCCTAAAACCTATCCAGAGTGATTCTTaagagcaaagtca
Protein-coding regions in this window:
- the LOC101548805 gene encoding olfactory receptor 52N2; protein product: MSKVNSSSLTPKYFILNGVPGLEAAHVWISLPFCFMYIIAVVGNCGLIYLINHEEALHRPMYYFLALLAFTDITLCTSTVPNMLCIFWFDLKEIDFHACLAQMFFVHMLTGMESGVLMLMALDRYVAICYPLRYATILTNSVIAKAGLVTFLRSVMLIIPFTVLTKRLPYCRGNFIPHTYCDHMSVAKVSCGNFRVNAIYGLMVALLIGVFDICCISVSYTMILRAVVSLSSADARHKAFSTCTSHICAIVITYVPAFFTFFTHRFGGHSIPHHIHIIIANLYLLLPPTMNPIVYGVKTKQIREGVIKFLFGDKAIITQEKS